One segment of Mobula birostris isolate sMobBir1 chromosome 29, sMobBir1.hap1, whole genome shotgun sequence DNA contains the following:
- the atg12 gene encoding ubiquitin-like protein ATG12: MADTEGKGGLADGGQREATEASDTPPETPAVAEEPPAEEQQRRKIDILLKAVGDTPIMKQKKWTVERSRTIQALGQFVRKFLKLEPLEQLFIYVNQSFAPSPDQEVGTLYECFGSDGKLVLHYCKNQAWG, translated from the exons ATGGCGGACACGGAGGGAAAGGGCGGACTAGCCGACGGGGGGCAACGGGAGGCCACTGAAGCGTCAGACACGCCCCCCGAAACTCCAGCGGTTGCTGAGGAGCCGCCGGCTGAAGAGCAACAGCGGCGCAAAA TTGACATTCTGCTGAAGGCAGTTGGGGACACCCCCATCATGAAACAGAAGAAGTGGACGGTGGAGAGATCACGGACCATTCAAGCCCTCGGGCAGTTTGTGAGGAAGTTCCTCAAATTGGAACCTCTGGAACAGTTG TTCATCTATGTAAACCAGTCGTTCGCTCCGAGTCCCGATCAGGAGGTGGGAACGCTGTATGAG TGCTTCGGAAGTGACGGCAAGTTGGTGCTGCATTACTGCAAGAACCAAGCCTGGGGTTGA